A region from the Nasonia vitripennis strain AsymCx chromosome 4 unlocalized genomic scaffold, Nvit_psr_1.1 chr4_random0006, whole genome shotgun sequence genome encodes:
- the LOC116417120 gene encoding uncharacterized protein LOC116417120 gives MTWGTLMNPLSLADWPNSVSVKTKPATKPQKVRVYKYNSSWENETWAKGWLVKNRDNHNANQQAFCKLCRKPLRAHPTDLEAHSKRDSHVKLFESLAAENQPKITTVCKTQTDKKKENHERDLILAAYIATHSSIRGVDHLSEILKDLKVIEDLRLHKTKCRNLIKYVIAPNMLQELIEDVGDWGYSLIVDESTDVATMKFLCLCIKYFSHKQNRIVTAYLSLIEVVKADANTLCYAIIEYCKKN, from the exons ATGACCTGGGGAACCTTGATGAACCCTTTGTCCTTAGCTGACTGGCCGAACT CAGTCTCAGTAAAAACAAAACCTGCCACCAAGCCCCAGAAAGTCAgagtatataagtataattcGTCATGGGAAAACGAGACTTGGGCGAAag GTTGGTTGGTAAAAAATCGAGATAATCATAATGCTAATCAGCAAGCGTTTTGTAAACTCTGCCGTAAACCTCTTCGAGCCCATCCAACAGATTTAGAAGCTCACAGCAAAAGAGATTCACACGTAAAACTATTTGAGAGTTTGGCTGCTGAAAATCAACCGAAAATAACTACAGTTTGCAAAACACAAACagataagaaaaaagaaaatcatgaAAGGGACTTAATACTAGCAGCTTACATTGCAACGCATTCGAGCATAAGAGGCGTAGATCATTTAAGtgaaattttgaaagattTGAAGGTAATAGAAGATCTTAGATTACACAAAACAAAATGTaggaatttaattaaatacgTAATTGCACCAAATATGCTACAGGAGCTGATTGAAGATGTTGGTGATTGGGGTTACTCATTGATCGTTGATGAATCAACTGATGTTGCAACAATGAAGTTTCTGTGTCTTTGTATAAAGTATTTTAGCCATAAGCAAAACAGGATAGTTACTGCTTATTTAAGTTTAATTGAAGTCGTAAAAGCAGATGCTAACACTTTATGTTATGCAATTATTGagtattgtaaaaaaaattaa